The following are encoded together in the Vidua macroura isolate BioBank_ID:100142 chromosome 6, ASM2450914v1, whole genome shotgun sequence genome:
- the LOC128808295 gene encoding alpha-1-antitrypsin-like — protein sequence MKSASYLCLLLLGLQVQGQQQVQQIPVAEDQSQADRENLPYVKLAPSNADFAFKLYKQIRDDTGDGNIFFSPLSISTAFAMLTLGARSNTLRELQQVLAFNLTQMEEQEVHEGFQRILQMLNDPHREEQLNMGNALFVDSQVELLQNFLDHVTNFYYAEPVSTNFQNIPQARKEINMYVETKTHGKIVDLVKSLDSETMMVLINYIFFKGFWERPFNSLNTRDDDFFLDAKNSVKVKMMHQNKNYNVHRDEKLSCWVVEIPYKGNVTSLFVLPDQGTMKQVEDALLKETVSNWLRAFEERKIYLDLPKFSVSGSYDVKSLFKKMGVTELFSDQADLSGVAKNLLLKVSKAIHKAAVDVRENGTEAAAVTMLELVPMSLPFPPPPHITFNRPFLMMVIDKTTDGLLFLGKIVNPTAKED from the exons ATGAAGTCTGCATCGTATTTGTGTTTGCTGCTTCTTGGACTTCAAGTCCAGGGTCAACAGCAGGTACAGCAAATACCAGTCGCAGAAGATCAGTCCCAGGCTGATCGTGAAAACTTGCCTTATGTCAAGCTAGCCCCCAGCAATGCTGACTTTGCATTTAAGCTTTACAAGCAGATCAGAGATGACACGGGCGAcggaaacattttcttctctcctttgaGTATCTCCACTGCCTTTGCAATGCTCACCCTGGGGGCCAGATCAAACACgctcagagagctgcagcaagTCCTTGCCTTCAACCTGACACAgatggaggagcaggaggttcATGAGGGATTTCAGCGTATCCTCCAGATGCTGAATGACCCTCACCGAGAAGAGCAATTGAACATGGGCAATGCCCTATTTGTAGATAGCCAAGTGGAATTGCTTCAAAACTTTTTAGATCATGTCACGAATTTTTATTATGCTGAACCTGTTTCTACTAACTTCCAGAATATTCCACAGGCTAGAAAGGAAATCAATATGTATGTGGAAACAAAAACACATGGCAAAATTGTTGATTTAGTCAAGAGTCTTGATTCAGAAACAATGATGGTTCTCATTaactacattttctttaaag gCTTCTGGGAAAGACCTTTCAACAGTTTAAACACGAGAGATGATGACTTCTTTTTGGATGCCAAGAATTCTGTTAAGGTCAAAATGATGCATCAAAACAAGAACTATAATGTCCACAGGGATGAGAAGTTGTCTTGCTGGGTAGTAGAAATCCCATACAAAGGAAATGTCACTTCATTGTTTGTTCTGCCTGATCAAGGGACAATGAAACAGGTGGAAGATGCTCTGCTAAAAGAAACAGTGTCTAACTGGTTGAGAGCATTTGAAGAAAG aaaaatctacttGGATCTTCCAAAATTCTCTGTCTCTGGTTCCTATGATGTTAAGAGCCTGTTTAAGAAAATGGGTGTGACAGAGCTGTTCAGTGATCAGGCTGATCTCTCTGGAGTGGCAAAAAATCTTCTTCTGAAAGTTTCCAAA GCAATTCACAAGGCCGCGGTGGATGTCAGAGAGAATggcacagaggctgctgcagtgaCTATGTTAGAATTAGTACCAATGAGTCTaccatttcctcctcctcctcacatcACCTTCAACAGGCCCTTCCTGATGATGGTTATTGACAAAACCACTGATGGCCTGCTCTTCCTGGGGAAAATTGTCAACCCAACTGCAAAGGAAGACTAG